One Nicotiana sylvestris chromosome 12, ASM39365v2, whole genome shotgun sequence genomic window carries:
- the LOC138883112 gene encoding uncharacterized protein: MIKLSITNGEPSVVVNKISPSDVIAQQEKSKVVASGLANKPIIIVEGARTDPVIIKPVTQLPVINTKAIPWNYEWVIVTYKGKEVKEEVNVTRGLTRLGRCFAPEELRKAKTPRDNPVLVKKLVTEKEAEEFLRKIKVQDYSIVEQIRKMLSQISLLLLLINSNEHRRALIKILNEGHVPNKISVNHLEKIANKIFEANRVTFSDDELPVKGTEHNKALYLTCKHLPLSTMNKLKIDGERIHKNNICVRGFDGGGKDSVGDIVLELKIGPVEFTMEFQMVMFECDRQEIVVHGEENLCGHSDASILFIKGYHTPVSLPENLGTFGLGFKPTATYLKRAKRLKPKAWALPKLVPRLSGSFVKLGARKRLVTTIPSSVVDIDEELIETFQRLFDDVNMVEFGEGSSEAEIQFVGPNVKLNNWKATPLPTQKESWKQPDHVKDLRNFFHRLRMYNLKLNPAKCAFGVPSRKLLGFILLKKDIAVKWTDEFQEAFDKIEEYLSNPPVLVPPEPGRPLIIYLRVLDNSFGCVLGQHDITGRKEQAIYYLSKKFTSYDVKYTPLERTLYAVTWVAQKLKYYFSSYTTYLISCLDPLKYIFQKPKPTGRLAKWQIWLIQTLYM; the protein is encoded by the exons ATGATAAAGTTGAGCATAACAAATGGTGAGCCATCTGTGGTAGTTAATAAAATATCCCCAAGTGATGTTATAGCACaacaagaaaagtcaaaagtggtcgCGTCAGGGTTGGCaaacaagcctatcataattgtagagggtgcccgtacggatcctgtcatcatcaagcctgtaacccagttgCCGGTAATCAACACCAAGGctatcccatggaactacgaatgggtgatagtgacctataagggaaaggaagtgaaagaagaagtcaatgtgACCCGGGGATTAACTCGCTTAGGGAGATGTTTTGccccggaagagttaaggaaagctaaaacaccCAGAGATAATCCAGTTCTAGTAAAGAAATTAGTCACTGAAAaagaggcggaggagttcttgaggaaaataaaggtacaagattattccatcgtgGAGCAGATAAGAAAGATGCTTTCTCAGATTTCCTTGTTATTATTGTTGATCAATTCAaacgagcatcgtcgggccctgataaAAATTCTAAACGAGGGTCATGTCCCCAACAAAATCTCggtgaaccatctggaaaagatcgccaacaaaatatttgaggcaAATAGGGTCACTTTCTCCGATGATGAGTTGCCAGTTAAAGGCACTGAACATAACAAAGCTctctatcttacg tgcaaacatttgccTCTCTCTACTATGAACAAGTTAAAAATTGATggtgagaggattcacaagaacaacatatgcgtccgaggttttgatggtggagggaaagactCGGTTGGTGATATAGTTCTTGAATTGAAAATAGGGccggtggaattcaccatggagttccag ATGGTCATGTTCGAATGCGATAGACAGGAGATCGTCGTGCATGGTGAGGAGAATTTATGTGGTCACAGTGACGCCTCCATCCTATTCATCAAGG GGTATCATACGCCAGTGTCCCTCCCTGAAAATTTGGGAACAttcggtcttggattcaaacccACAGCGACATATttgaaaagggctaaaaggttgaaACCGAAGGCGTGGGCACTTCCAAAGCTTGTCCCGCGTCTCTCCGGGTCTTTTGTCAAGCTAGGTGCCAGGAAACGCCTAGTGACGACAattccaagttctgtggttgacattgatgaagagttaattgaaacgttccagaggttgtttgatgatgtgaacatggtagaatttggagaaggttctagcgaAGCAGAAATACAGTTCGTCGGgccgaatgtaaagcttaacaattggaaggctactcctctccctactcagaaggagtcttg GAAGCAGCCTGACCatgtcaaagatttgagaaattttTTCCATAGGCTCCGcatgtacaatctcaagctcaaccctgcaaagtgtgcatttggtgttccatctaggaaactattggggttcata ttgctaaagAAGGATATTGCGgttaaatggactgatgagttccaggaagcatttgataagattgaagagtatttgtcgaacccacctgtgttggtcccgccggaGCCTGGGAGACCTTTGATTATTTATTTGAGAGTCCTGGATAACTCATtcggttgtgtgttgggtcagcatgacatcacgggcaggaaagagcaagccatctattatctcagcaagaagttcacatcttatgatgttaagtatactccccttgagaggACACTTTATGCCgtgacttgggtagcacagaagttgaagtattatttctcatcctacactacttacctcatttcctgtctggatccgttaaagtatatctttcagaagccgaagcccacaggaaggcttgcaaagtggcagatttggCTCATACAGACATTATATATGTGA